The nucleotide window CCGCGATGGCTCGCATCCTCGTCGTCGACGACGATCACGACATCTGCGAAGTTCTGGAGATGGGGCTGACGCACGCCGGCCACGAGGTGCGCGTCGCGGCCGACGGCGCGAGCGCGCTACGGCTCGTGCGCGCCGAGCCCTTCGACCTGATCATCACGGACATCTTCATGCCGGGCAAGGAAGGGATCGAGACCATCATGGAGATCCGCCGCGACTTCCCGGCGGTGAAGGTCGTCGCGATGTCCGGCGGGGGGCGGACGGGCGACCTCCACTACCTCCGCGACTCCGTCGCGCTCGGCGCGGT belongs to Candidatus Methylomirabilota bacterium and includes:
- a CDS encoding response regulator; the encoded protein is MARILVVDDDHDICEVLEMGLTHAGHEVRVAADGASALRLVRAEPFDLIITDIFMPGKEGIETIMEIRRDFPAVKVVAMSGGGRTGDLHYLRDSVALGAV